A window from Neodiprion fabricii isolate iyNeoFabr1 chromosome 2, iyNeoFabr1.1, whole genome shotgun sequence encodes these proteins:
- the LOC124175504 gene encoding 5-hydroxytryptamine receptor 2A — MEVNGTESSLNGTENNRTVTSVYTIGTDFITKWKSKRQRERLCRYVYNQILTAKCTQFNGSWPEPDDPRWNSGEYVDLLPDWFPTNASNATNGSFPENATVATIQDEMLSPVLPPFELWQTILIALSLAICIVLTVGGNILVLLAFIVDRTIRQPSNYFIASLAATDMLIGTVSMPFYTVYVLMGYWDLGPLLCDLWLSVDYTVCLVSQYTVLLITIDRFCSVKIAAKYRGWRTKNRVIWMVTITWIIPALLFFISIFGWEHFVGYRDLLPGQCAVQFLKDPVFNTALIIGYYWTTLIVLFILYGGIYKTAYDMQKKSEAKQRKMQSMVALSAGAMSGMAGRAAGIGISKTQSTLLSQDKPKGTGSPTGAQVGLQIPSNVGASGGNSRVGGETTESQRALTKSTHGVSVPEASTKQQNAANGPADFEKSERSSSPAFDSDEDSTVGLTHQPIYTRKPRSSLAGLVAKSGALQVVGGNNEKVNGAVHIASDMGTPSKDISLTMPTRVIESSVNIQKSPTLPKIQEQLPIDAEKSSSTITPEQSSYKETRPRQMTSSESRVCSEDSSEVTPSAQRMHRTHGDQLTSPTEPGNIVPPPSQFQSSPLPSEGSPISSSSDKPRNFQTPAPANAFYDVLTGLDGADLRYMDESSVIVPSPSYESPPSSFSCSLANPLSTAPPSPLLGNSGTSAANTSLLQAALIRATAQQAEVNQFPTHHQQNHPPQQRQSSQPLVTHASSQTHPPRVFITHQSNAASQTSPTISKVNTEVTVKAEDTRKQPVTTVITAISQRESSNSETERYLDHPTRLIPLAQNSSPSSAVPTISGTTSAEAKRQSKKREFQADGKESGSKRDFVQTIGKRLKVKTQKKDPTIGRQKSRTENRARKAFRTISFILGAFVACWTPYHILALVEGFCASPPCTNEHLYMFSYFLCYANSPMNPFCYALANQQFKKTFTRILKGDLHMT, encoded by the exons GAAATCGAAAAGGCAGCGTGAGCGCTTGTGCCGATATGTTTACAACCAGATACTGACTGCAAAGTGTACGCAGTTCAATGGCTCCTGGCCCGAACCCGATGACCCGCGGTGGAACAGCGGCGAATACGTGGACCTTCTGCCAGATTGGTTCCCGACGAACGCTAGTAATGCGACGAACGGTTCGTTTCCGGAAAACGCAACCGTCGCCACAATACAGG ATGAGATGCTGAGTCCCGTACTTCCGCCGTTCGAGTTGTGGCAGACAATTTTAATTGCTCTCTCGTTGGCAATCTGCATTGTTCTGACTGTTGGGGGGAACATCTTGGTTCTTCTAGCGTTCATCGTCGATCGTACAATCCGCCAGCCTAGCAATTATTTCATCGCTTCCTTAGCTGCTACCGACATGCTTATTG GAACCGTTTCCATGCCATTCTACACCGTCTATGTGCTGATGGGATACTGGGATTTGGGGCCATTACTTTGCGATCTTTGGCTCTCAGTGGACTATACGGTGTGTCTGGTCTCCCAGTACACTGTTCTGTTGATCACTATTGATCGGTTTTGTTCAGTTAAAATCGCTGCCAAATATCGAGGCTGGCGCACAAAGAACCGGGTCATATGGATGGTCACGATCACCTGGATTATACCCGCACTTCTCTTCTTCATCAGTATTTTCGGATGGGAGCATTTTGTAGGATATAGGGACCTTCTTCCGGGCCAATGCGCGGTTCAGTTCCTAAAAGACCCAGTCTTCAACACCGCCCTAATTATCGGGTACTATTGGACGACTTTGATAGTCCTCTTCATCCTCTACGGAGGGATATACAAGACGGCCTATGACATGCAGAAAAAGAGCGAAGCGAAGCAAAGAAAGATGCAGTCAATGGTTGCTCTGAGTGCCGGTGCAATGTCTGGGATGGCTGGACGAGCAGCTGGGATCGGAATATCCAAAACGCAGAGCACACTTCTGAGCCAAGACAAGCCAAAGGGAACAGGTTCACCCACTGGAGCTCAAGTTGGATTGCAAATACCTTCCAACGTTGGTGCCAGCGGGGGTAATAGCAGAGTGGGTGGTGAAACTACAGAAAGTCAAAGAGCATTGACCAAATCCACTCACGGTGTTTCTGTCCCAGAGGCTAGTACAAAACAACAGAATGCCGCGAATGGGCCGGcggatttcgaaaaatctgaGAGATCAAGTAGTCCAGCCTTTGACTCAGACGAAGATAGCACCGTAGGTCTGACCCATCAGCCCATTTATACAAGAAAACCGAGATCGTCGTTGGCAGGGCTTGTTGCCAAGTCAGGTGCTCTTCAGGTAGTTGGTGGAAACAACGAGAAGGTCAACGGTGCTGTACACATCGCATCGGACATGGGTACCCCCAGTAAAGATATTTCGCTAACGATGCCAACCCGTGTTATCGAGAGCAGCGTCAATATCCAAAAGTCTCCGACGCTGCCCAAGATTCAAGAGCAGCTTCCCATCGACGCTGAAAAGTCAAGCAGCACAATAACACCAGAGCAATCATCATACAAAGAAACACGACCCCGACAAATGACTAGCTCTGAAAGTCGAGTTTGCAGTGAAGACTCATCCGAAGTGACACCATCGGCACAGAGGATGCATCGGACACACGGAGATCAATTGACATCTCCCACTGAGCCTGGAAACATCGTTCCACCACCTTCACAGTTTCAGAGCAGTCCACTACCCTCTGAAGGTTCTCCAATTTCGTCATCATCGGACAAGCCAAGAAACTTTCAAACGCCTGCCCCTGCTAATGCATTCTACGATGTCCTGACAGGACTGGATGGTGCAGATCTAAGGTACATGGATGAAAGTTCAGTGATAGTTCCAAGTCCTTCATACGAAAGTCCACCGTCGTCGTTCTCATGTAGTCTGGCCAACCCTCTTTCGACGGCTCCACCTTCTCCGCTCTTAGGAAATTCTGGAACATCTGCGGCAAACACTAGTCTCCTGCAAGCTGCCCTGATAAGAGCGACGGCTCAACAAGCCGAAGTGAACCAGTTTCCGACCCACCATCAGCAAAATCATCCTCCCCAGCAACGCCAATCTTCGCAACCACTCGTCACACATGCTTCGAGTCAGACTCATCCACCGCGAGTGTTCATAACTCATCAAAGCAACGCTGCCTCGCAGACTTCGCCAACTATTAGCAAAGTTAATACAGAGGTAACAGTAAAGGCAGAGGATACTCGGAAGCAGCCAGTAACGACGGTAATAACCGCAATTTCTCAACGAGAGTCCTCAAACAGTGAGACTGAGAGGTACTTGGATCACCCTACAAGACTTATACCACTAGCTCAGAATTCATCGCCCAGCAGCGCGGTACCAACAATTTCCGGTACGACAAGTGCAGAGGCTAAAAGGCAATCGAAGAAACGAGAATTTCAAGCTGATGGTAAGGAGTCGGGCTCAAAGAGAGACTTTGTCCAGACTATTGGAAAACGTCTCAAAGTTAAGACGCAGAAGAAAGATCCGACCATTGGCCGACAGAAATCAAGGACCGAAAACAGAGCTCGGAAAGCTTTTCGGACAATCTCCTTCATCCTCGGGGCCTTCGTCGCTTGTTGGACTCCCTACCACATCCTAGCGCTGGTGGAAGGGTTTTGCGCCAGCCCGCCGTGTACCAACGAACACCTTTATATGTTTTCCTACTTTCTCTGCTACGCTAACAGCCCCATGAACCCATTCTGCTACGCACTGGCGAACCAACAGTTCAAAAAGACTTTTACCAGAATACTCAAAGGTGATCTTCACATGACTTGA
- the LOC124175484 gene encoding uncharacterized protein LOC124175484, producing the protein MELLLKYNAELKDCVKNLLAQSASKKLTKSCPTVNENSKSNLLVRKLMRISDKQSQAESCGNRYDCTVKKFASYIFMIGGRLSYETLCANLPLPSPSSVSRYLLENGPDIIEGQLRLQELKNYLIKADLPLVIWVSEDATRITGTVQYDPKTNQLIGLVLPTDKNGMPKCKSFMATSPKVMEETMQNIPIASLAYTIMAQPLQKNAASFCLCIFGTDNKFTAEHVLNRFQFIYEQCQQFGIRVLGFSSDGDPRLLKAMRIESQIGISNLDLLFGKENWTWFNSEFCSEYFVCQDTVHIGTKLRNRFIKNSIVLPMGNNIATVSHLKLLIQSQSKDKHQITYSDLDPKDKMNFPSVQKICQENVRKLLNDTVPGSEGTCQYLKILHNTVVSYIDSELTPLERIFSIWYSVFCLRMWRAWISANDSYTLGKNFITSNCYTCIEINAHTLIDVIIRLRDSDQPELFLPSLYSSQPCESFFRQVRSMSSTYSTIVNCSMMDIIHRLNRIQVQNEIIIEESENIIFPRFRERKSVINVNTYPLPSNQEIQKTVEDAKCRAIEDLGNLGIFFNNILCTLPFSAKSIQLDSDDESDSEEISEETESANEDTISAELEHDMITLQSVTGTLELKNYSTQTVQLNETSPFAVVRDSSQAEYVVRKSSICWLLNKTKHRLSSDRLQRVREIELPHLSKKESATRSNTVEENPEISIGTWMLFREDTEAETKYRVGLVLGFVYLTGKTDPQREYSRLSADVNNESIGVLCTWYRLISSSLRPAPVGSHDYKCISGYMRTLPTPQIVDGHIFYSDLVLKLILEIIPTTSLQGKDANIGNFVLIEFLTKKTKKYYIGVVKSIQSRDRDCEEDYEVKFMRKVTNSSSSIFVFPDVDDTSYVTGDQIKLILSNPKIDRRRHHVFSDSDLLEYAVI; encoded by the exons ATGGAATTGCTGTTGAAATATAATGCAGAATTAAAGgattgcgtgaaaaatttattagcaCAATCGgcatcgaaaaaattaacgaagtCTTGTCCAACAGTCAATGAAAACAGTAAAAGTAACTTGTTAGTACGAAAATTGATGAGAATTTCTGACAAACAAAGTCAGGCCGAATCTTGCGGGAACAGATACGATTGCACAGTGAAAAAGTTTGCATCGTATATTTTCATGATTGGTGGAAGATTGTCGTACGAAACGTTATGCGCGAACTTGCCTCTACCATCCCCCTCATCTGTCAGTCGGTATTTGTTAGAAAACGGACCAGACATCATTGAAGGGCAGCTTCGATTgcaggaattgaaaaattacttaatCAAGGCCGACCTGCCTCTAGTCATATGGGTAAGCGAAGATGCGACGCGTATTACTGGCACCGTGCAATATGACCCAAAAACTAACCAATTAATTGGGTTGGTATTACCAACAGATAAAAATGGAATGCCTAAGTGCAAATCTTTCATGGCAACGTCACCAAAAGTAATGGAAGAAACGATGCAAAATATTCCAATTGCTTCTTTGGCGTACACAATTATGGCACAGcctttacaaaaaaatgcgGCGTCATTTTGTCTGTGCATATTTGGAACCGACAATAAATTCACAGCCGAACACGTGCTTAACAGATTCCAATTTATTTACGAACAATGTCAGCAATTCGGAATAAGAGTATTAGGATTTTCTTCGGATGGTGATCCAAGATTGTTAAAAGCGATGAGGATTGAAAGCCAAATAGGTATTTCGAATCTTGATTTACTCTTTGGTAAAGAAAATTGGACATGGTTCAACAGTGAATTTTGCAGTGAGTACTTTGTTTGCCAGGATACTGTACACATTGGTACAAAGCTAAGAAATCGCTTCATCAAAAACTCAATTGTTCTGCCGATGGGAAACAATATAGCGACTGTTAGTCACCTGAAACTATTGATACAGTCACAATCTAAAGACAAACACCAGATAACTTATTCTGACTTGGACCCAAAGGATAAAATGAATTTCCCTTCTgttcaaaaaatatgtcaagaaAATGTCAGAAAATTACTCAATGATACAGTACCTGGCAGCGAAGGAACATGtcagtatttgaaaatactacATAACACCGTAGTTTCATACATCGATTCTGAATTAACGCCGTTGGAAAGAATATTTAGCATCTGGTATTCTGTGTTTTGTTTAAGGATGTGGCGTGCATGGATTTCGGCAAATGACAGTTACACTTTgggcaaaaattttataacttccAACTGTTACACATGCATTGAAATAAATGCTCATACGCTTATTGACGTCATCATACGCCTGAGAGATTCGGACCAACCAGAACTCTTCCTGCCATCTTTATATAGTAGTCAACCATGTGAAAGCTTTTTCCGACAAGTCCGTTCAATGTCATCCACGTACTCGACTATTGTCAACTGCAGCATGATGGACATCATTCATCGTCTCAATAGAATTCaagtacaaaatgaaatcatcATCGAAGAGtcagaaaatattatatttccaaGATTTAGGGAGAGAAAAAGTGTAATCAATGTCAACACATATCCACTACCTTCTAATCAAGAAATACAGAAAACCGTTGAAGACGCGAAATGTCGAGCTATTGAAGATCTCGGGAACCttggtatatttttcaacaatatcttATGTACACTGCCTTTTTCTGCAAAGTCTATTCAACTAGACTCAGACGACGAATCTGACAGCGAAGAAATCAGCGAGGAAACGGAGAGCGCAAATGAAGACACTATATCTGCAGAACTTGAACATGATATGATTACGTTGCAGTCTGTAACAGGAACTTTGGAACTCAAAAATTACTCCACCCAAACAGTTCAACTAAATGAAACGAGTCCATTTGCAGTCGTGCGTGATTCGTCGCAAGCCGAATACGTCGTTAGAAAATCGTCCATTTGTTGGCTGCTTAATAAAACCAAGCACCGTTTAAGTAGCGACAGACTTCAGAGAGTACGAGAAATCGAACTGCCGCATTTGTCCAAGAAG GAATCAGCTACTAGATCAAATACTGTCGAAGAGAATCCGGAAATAAGTATAGGGACATGGATGCTTTTTAGAGAAGACACTGAGGCAGAAACGAAATACAGAGTAGGCCTTGTTCTTGGATTCGTCTATCTAACTGGAAAAACAGACCCACAAAGAGAATACTCCAGATTAAGCGCTGACGTCAATAATGAAAGTATTGGCGTACTATGTACCTGGTATAGATTAATAAGTTCTAGTCTCCGTCCGGCACCAGTGGGGTCACATGATTACAAATGCATTTCTGGATATATGCGAACTTTACCAACACCACAGATAGTTGAtgggcatattttttattcggatTTAGTTTTGAAACTAATCCTCGAGATTATTCCTACAACTTCACTCCAAG gtAAAGATGCAAATATCGGAAATTTTGTGCTGATCGAATTTCTCAccaaaaaaaccaaaaaatactACATCGGCGTTGTTAAAAGTATCCAATCAAGAGACAGAGATTGCGAGGAAGATTATGAAGTCAAATTCATGCGAAAAGTGACGAATTCGTCGAGCTCCATATTCGTTTTTCCAGATGTGGACGATACAAGTTATGTAACAGGAGATCAAATAAAGCTAATTCTGAGCAACCCGAAAATTGACCGAAGACGTCATCATGTATTCAGTGATTCTGATTTGTTAGAGTACGCTGTGATTTAA